The following proteins come from a genomic window of Lolium rigidum isolate FL_2022 chromosome 5, APGP_CSIRO_Lrig_0.1, whole genome shotgun sequence:
- the LOC124657487 gene encoding basic blue protein-like, giving the protein MGAATAILLLLLAAASPRDGGATKYTVGESDGWTIGPNYDAWSQQYNFTAGDTLAFNYVPVLHDVYQVTQDALRTCQSAAGQTVRMWASGSDVVDLAAPGDYYFLCNAPGHCLGGMKLSVSVAVAVTTPPPPPPSPSPPPPALPTPAPLPSSSGASSHGRLDVAGISCLAVTGLWISFPGWS; this is encoded by the exons atgggcgccgccaccgccatcctACTGCTTCTCCTTGCCGCCGCGTCTCCACGCGACGGCGGCGCGACAAAGTACACGGTGGGCGAATCCGATGGGTGGACCATCGGCCCCAACTACGACGCATGGTCGCAGCAGTACAACTTCACCGCCGGCGACACGCTCG CGTTCAACTACGTGCCGGTGCTGCACGACGTTTACCAGGTGACCCAGGACGCATTACGGACGTGCCAGTCGGCGGCGGGGCAGACGGTGCGCATGTGGGCGTCGGGGAGCGACGTCGTCGACCTCGCAGCGCCGGGGGACTACTACTTCCTCTGCAATGCCCCCGGACACTGCTTGGGCGGCATGAAGCTCTCCGTTTCCGTTGCCGTTGCAGTGACCACGCCGCCCCCgcctcctccgtcgccgtcaccgccgcctcc AGCGTTGCCAACGCCCGCGCCTCTACCGTCGAGCTCCGGCGCGTCGTCGCACGGACGGCTCGACGTGGCGGGTATTTCATGTCTCGCTGTCACCGGGTTGTGGATTAGCTTTCCAGGCTGGAGTTGA